In Nicotiana tabacum cultivar K326 chromosome 10, ASM71507v2, whole genome shotgun sequence, the DNA window gactaccgttatatttgacttcttgcgaagaagtccacagttataccgattacatgatccgttcattgaaacctcccaaatgtgaatattgatattatacagtggttaccGAACTTATTACTGAACTGTtaattgtattatactacaagaaaagcatgatgagattgaaaattatttattgtttttgaaagggcattttgatgttatctgtttaagatactagcatgttttttgacttgtccccaataaaaacggttgtggttaagtgttattactcactgagctagagACTCATTCCCCACTAATTTTTGTACAGAGACTGCAGTTGACGCaggcgaggatttcgttaattagagcgcacaggtTGATATTTCTCGGTGAGCCTcacacttgttcgcgtgggcatagattttatttattgttatggtcttttcaTTGAaatcttagagtcgctccatagtcagtATTTTAGTGTCATtagtattcttttgttattatagccttatgttgagtatcgttctcatttatcaaagttggagataaattagtatttctagtGGTTAGTTGGTGGTTTAGTTATGGTGGAGACTTATATTGGTTAATTGACAAGTTGTGGATAGTTTGGTatgatattaggatgtttggttgttgatttgaaacaggaaaatttttgggatggtccaaaaataggggaaactctgtccgattttctgtaaaattacTGATaaggcttacttgggagcactttCTCCTAAGTGCGGGTCACAATcctaaattgggtcatgacaaagttggtatcagagcttagtcTTTAAGTCCCGAGGCATGGagcaatgtttagtagagtcttgttcatgggTATATAGGCGCCCAAACTTATGATCTTGAGGCTACTGAGCATCTAGGAatgttttctcttcttttattctttgatcgtgcgttgagataacttgagattgactttggaataTTTCTTTTGCAGATGGATAGGACATGCACACCCTCATCTGCTGGACGTGGTGCTGGGCGTGGTGCTACCAAGGTGGCAGTCAAGTTAGGgttcatcaaactagaagacagactGCTCCTCAACCTCAAGTTGGGAACATGGGTCAAACCCAAGCTGTTATGCCAAATCAAGTGCAAGAGCAGGGAGTTGAGAACGCTCTACCACTAGTGCCAACTGTTGTACCTACTGTTTCCTTACCTGCAGATGCAGTGGCAAGATTATTGAATGTGTTAGAGGCATTGGTGCCTACTCAGGGCAGAAGTTCAGCTCCTCAGGCTACTTTACAGACACAAGCACCTACATAGACTCAGCCTTTCGGGAATAAGGAAGTATCCTTACACGAGTTCCTGAAATTGAAATCACTAAAATGCACAAGTTCGGATAATTCAGCAGATCCTCAAAGTTTCTTGGATGGGACACTTAAGGCAGTACATGCTCTTGGATGTTCTAGTGAGAGAGTCGTGGAGCTCGCAGCATACAAACTAGAGGATATGGCCAATACATGGTATGAAACGGTATTACTAGGAAGGCCTGCAGGAGCACCACCACTGACATGGGACGAGTTCACTAAGTTGTTCAAGAATCATTTTCTTCCAGACAGTCTGATGCAACAATATGCTAGAGACTTTGAGAGATTGGTTCAGACTCCAGATATGGATGTGTCAACATATAACACTAAGTTCTGTAAGCTGGCTATATATGTTCCTCACTTAGTGCCTATCGAAGAAGCTCGAAttcagaggtttgttgatggattgGTTGGTCATTTATACACTGCATTATCCCTACAGATGAAGACTTTATCCTACTCTGATGTAGTCGACCTTGCTAGAAAGATTGAAAACAAGGATGTGAGGAGCGTGCAGCTAGTGATTTACGTAAGAAGGCCAAGACATGAGGGGCTTTCAGTGGTGGTTTTAGTGAAAATAGAAAAGCAGGAAATCAGAGACAACAACAACAGGGTTCTCAAACAGGGACACACGTGTCTTCACAGTCCATATAAAGACCACATTACAGACAAGGTAATAGGGGACCATCATCTTCTTGACATCATAATTCTGGATAGATGTATGCCACTACTCCAGCCTGCCAGACTTGTGGTAGATCACATTTGGGCCAATGTCGTGTTCTAATTGGAGAGTGCTTTCGGTGTGGCCGGTTGGGGCATCACTTGAGGGATTGCCCTCAGCCTCCGAGAAATTTCAACCAAGCTTCTATTCAGTCGGCTGCACCGACTCAGACTACTCGTAATATTTCAGGTGCTATAGGTACATGAAATAGAGGTCAAGGTGTTGGAGACCATGCTACTATGAATCAAGGACAAGGAAATGCTGGTAGAGGTCATGCGagagtttttgcatttactagacaGGATGCTCAGGCCTCGAATGCAGTGGTTACAGGTATTCTTTCTGTCTATTCATTTGATGCacttgcgttgattgatccggtATCTACTCACTCCTATGTGTCCTCATACTTTACTTTAAGATTTAGTAGACAGCCCGAGTTATTAAATGATCCTTTTCTAGTTGCTACTCATGTTGGAGAGTCTCTATTAGCTGAATACGTGTATCGTTCTTGTCAGATTCGGGTTGAGGGTAGAGATACTCTAGTTGACcttattgtacttgatatgattgactttgacatgCTGATGGGAATGTATTGGTCATCTTCTTGCTATGCTATAGTCGATTGTCATGCAAAGATAGTAAGGTTTGAGATACCAAATGAACCCAGTTTTATTCTAAGAGGGAGTCAGGTTCCAGAGACTTGCAAAATTGTATCTTTTATGAAAGATCAACGACTTCTGAAGAAAGGTTGCTTGGGTCTCTTAGCTATTGTAAGTgacacaagaaaggaaacaattaGTATAGAAACTGTACCAGTAGTGAGagaattttctgatgtatttcctgaggaTTTACTAGGATTGCCTCCAGTACGAAAAATAGACTTTAGTATTGATTTGCTACCTGACACACAACCCATATCGATACCTCCATATcgaatggcaccagcagagttgagggAGCTAAAGCAAAAGTTACAGGATTTGTTAGATAAGgattttattagacctagtgtatcaccattgggtgcaccagtactgtttgtaaggaagaaagatagaTCCCTGAGAATGTGCATtaactacaggcagttgaacaagataacaatacgcaataaatatcctttgcctcgtatagatgacatgtttgatcagttacaaggagctgcccacttttcaaatattgacctctgttctggttatcatcaacttagaatcaaagatgaagatatttctaagactgctttcagaactcgatacgggcactatgagtttctcgTGATGCCTTTCGGACTGACTACTGCTCTAGCGGCATTCATAGATttaatgaatagggtgttcaagtCATTTCTTGATAGATGTgcaatagtatttattgatgatatcctgatatattctcGTAGCCAAGGAGAATACGAGGATCATCTCAGGACTGTATTGCAGACTTTGTGAGAACATCGGCTTTATgataagttctcgaagtgtgaattttggttagactcgatagcatttttggggcatattgtatccaaagatggaattatggtagatcctaagaagactgAAGCTGTGCATAAATGACCCAGACC includes these proteins:
- the LOC142165444 gene encoding uncharacterized protein LOC142165444, which gives rise to MNQGQGNAGRGHARVFAFTRQDAQASNAVVTGILSVYSFDALALIDPVSTHSYVSSYFTLRFSRQPELLNDPFLVATHVGESLLAEYVYRSCQIRVEGRDTLVDLIVLDMIDFDMLMGMYWSSSCYAIVDCHAKIVRFEIPNEPSFILRGSQVPETCKIVSFMKDQRLLKKGCLGLLAIVSDTRKETISIETVPVVREFSDVFPEDLLGLPPVRKIDFSIDLLPDTQPISIPPYRMAPAELRELKQKLQDLNSQLYRLSRLLQAFCAGFLQNSSTADQANTEKCKVSVDGGM